A genomic stretch from Candidatus Zixiibacteriota bacterium includes:
- a CDS encoding (Fe-S)-binding protein, with amino-acid sequence MRRWLYAKDTGARGAGCVLCGSCYGHGPANPFEDVPGPASKCPPYEFYRFQRFTPKSRWLMAQRVFHGLDAVTPELKEVVYTCTNCLMCQELCGVRNDGYGPWDITVAMREEIAEKEGPIAAHRPIFEGLRQHDNPWALPRSERGRWAAGLGLRTFAEAGKASTWLFAGCSADREEGRASAVALARLMQRCGEDFAIMGPEERCCGLYAFDLGFRAEFERLRKANLEQLAASGARRVVVACGSCLRMWREYAREKDPGVEILHGTEYVERQAREGRLRFTKRNPRRVTYHDSCHLGRGCGVYGAPRDLLRMLPGVELREMERNGRWSWCCGGGGGVPEAYPELAQWNAADRMREAEAAGAELVLTTSALCRRSFAALERALPSQDLLELVLQAL; translated from the coding sequence GTGCGGCGGTGGCTTTATGCCAAAGACACCGGTGCGCGCGGGGCGGGCTGCGTGCTCTGCGGCTCGTGCTACGGCCACGGGCCGGCAAATCCTTTCGAGGACGTTCCCGGGCCGGCCAGCAAATGCCCTCCGTACGAATTCTACCGGTTTCAGCGCTTCACGCCGAAGTCGCGGTGGCTGATGGCCCAGCGGGTCTTCCACGGCCTCGACGCCGTCACACCGGAGCTCAAGGAGGTCGTCTACACCTGCACCAATTGCCTGATGTGCCAGGAGCTTTGCGGCGTGCGCAACGACGGCTACGGCCCCTGGGACATCACGGTGGCGATGCGCGAGGAGATCGCCGAAAAAGAGGGTCCGATAGCGGCGCACCGGCCGATCTTCGAAGGACTTCGGCAGCACGACAATCCCTGGGCCCTGCCCCGCTCCGAGCGCGGCCGATGGGCGGCCGGTCTCGGGCTGAGGACCTTCGCCGAGGCGGGAAAAGCATCGACGTGGTTGTTCGCCGGCTGCTCGGCGGATCGTGAAGAAGGACGCGCCTCGGCCGTCGCGCTCGCAAGGCTGATGCAGCGGTGCGGCGAGGACTTCGCGATCATGGGACCGGAGGAGCGCTGCTGCGGCCTTTACGCCTTCGATCTGGGCTTTCGCGCCGAGTTCGAGCGCTTGAGGAAGGCGAACCTCGAGCAGCTCGCCGCCTCGGGTGCGCGCCGCGTCGTGGTCGCCTGCGGGAGCTGTCTTCGGATGTGGCGCGAATACGCTCGGGAGAAAGATCCCGGTGTCGAGATCCTGCACGGGACCGAGTACGTCGAACGCCAGGCGCGCGAGGGCAGGCTCCGCTTCACGAAGCGGAATCCACGGCGCGTCACGTATCACGACTCCTGCCACCTCGGCCGCGGCTGCGGAGTTTACGGGGCGCCGCGAGATCTCCTGCGGATGCTGCCCGGGGTGGAGCTGCGGGAAATGGAGCGCAATGGACGCTGGTCCTGGTGCTGCGGCGGCGGGGGCGGAGTTCCCGAAGCGTACCCGGAGCTGGCGCAATGGAACGCCGCCGACCGGATGCGGGAGGCGGAAGCGGCGGGCGCCGAGCTGGTGCTCACCACGAGCGCGCTTTGCCGACGGAGCTTTGCGGCCCTGGAGCGTGCCCTGCCGTCGCAGGATCTCCTCGAGCTCGTGCTGCAGGCGCTCTGA
- a CDS encoding MarR family transcriptional regulator, translating to MTVGKRPFFTRYSTSLWVRFLRFSLLSHKKLESDLEKLDLTPPQFYVLATIGYAGGLPFGEIGAKMMVTVSNLTGIVDRLEEKKLVARKRDERDRRVVHVVLTEKGVRLYKSTIPLFERSVAQIFSALDPAQQKELSALLRKLNHDASAASN from the coding sequence GTGACGGTCGGAAAGCGTCCTTTCTTCACGCGCTATTCTACAAGCTTATGGGTTCGTTTTCTGCGCTTCAGCCTTCTCTCCCACAAGAAGCTCGAAAGCGACCTGGAAAAGCTTGACCTCACGCCCCCTCAATTCTACGTCCTCGCCACCATCGGCTACGCGGGAGGTCTGCCTTTCGGCGAGATCGGTGCCAAGATGATGGTGACCGTGAGCAATCTGACGGGGATCGTCGACCGGCTCGAAGAAAAAAAGCTCGTCGCCCGCAAGCGCGACGAGCGCGACCGGCGCGTGGTCCACGTGGTGCTGACCGAAAAGGGCGTGCGGCTCTACAAGAGCACGATCCCGCTGTTCGAAAGGAGCGTGGCGCAGATCTTTTCGGCGCTCGACCCGGCGCAGCAAAAAGAGCTCTCGGCGCTCCTGCGCAAGCTCAACCACGACGCCTCGGCGGCCTCCAATTGA
- a CDS encoding MBL fold metallo-hydrolase encodes MRMRILGCGDAFGNGGRNQSAYLVEAAAGRLLLDCGPAALLAMKRAGFDPCSLDLVVLSHLHGDHMGGLPFLFISYLYEKGPSGPLTIAGPPGTQARVVELFRVMYGGGSAPELPALRFCELEPGRPTTFGGFEVLPFRVPHQVHEISLALKIRGDDKTILFSGDSAWTELFVEHARGADLFLCECSFYERETANHMSYLRLSAEIARLGCKRVLLTHLGADVLARRAEIALPLAEDGMVVEI; translated from the coding sequence ATGAGGATGCGCATTCTCGGCTGCGGCGACGCCTTTGGAAACGGCGGCCGCAATCAAAGCGCCTATCTCGTGGAGGCGGCGGCGGGAAGGCTTCTTCTTGACTGCGGACCCGCGGCGCTTCTCGCCATGAAACGGGCCGGCTTCGACCCCTGCTCGCTCGATCTCGTCGTGCTGAGCCACCTCCACGGCGACCACATGGGCGGCCTTCCGTTCCTGTTCATTTCATACCTCTATGAGAAAGGCCCGTCCGGGCCGCTCACGATCGCCGGCCCCCCTGGCACGCAGGCGCGCGTTGTCGAGCTTTTCCGGGTCATGTACGGGGGCGGATCCGCACCGGAGCTTCCCGCGCTCCGCTTCTGCGAGCTCGAGCCGGGCCGGCCGACGACCTTCGGCGGGTTCGAGGTGCTCCCGTTTCGCGTTCCGCATCAGGTCCACGAGATCTCGCTCGCCCTGAAAATCCGCGGCGACGACAAGACGATCCTGTTTTCCGGTGACTCCGCCTGGACCGAGCTTTTCGTCGAGCACGCCCGCGGCGCGGATCTGTTTCTCTGCGAATGCTCGTTCTACGAGCGGGAAACCGCCAACCATATGAGCTACTTACGATTGAGCGCCGAGATTGCGCGGCTTGGCTGCAAACGGGTCCTGCTCACCCATCTGGGCGCCGATGTCCTTGCCCGCCGGGCAGAGATTGCGCTGCCGCTCGCCGAAGACGGGATGGTCGTGGAGATTTGA
- a CDS encoding D-alanyl-D-alanine carboxypeptidase yields the protein MFLVGLARSGAWSFSPEDDITARSFLLMDATSGRILLQKNPDLRLPPASTTKVLTAVVALESGRAQADRFTVSKQATRVPASKLYLQPGQTISMEDLLYAVLLASANDASVVLAEGVAGSVEDFAELMNKKAHEIGARNTHFTNPHGLTAPDHYSTARDLALIFRYAMKNPTFRQIVQTKIGSVRSVAGGRKKRKNRLISVRNHNRLLWNFDGAIGGKTGYTHAAQRCFVGAVERNGVTLIVSLLGSRNLWGDAKGLLEYGFDHYDSLKTARRSDGAAVAVSAAVERAAPREETLGAVDGYVVQVGSFRERERAEALVRQFSETGLEAFLEVTSLKEGDRTYRVRLGPYAGLREAHRAAYEVWQKIGYQAIVVPLSQPSGPRETRS from the coding sequence TTGTTCCTCGTAGGGCTGGCGCGCTCCGGCGCGTGGTCTTTTTCTCCGGAAGACGACATCACCGCGCGTTCCTTCCTGCTCATGGACGCCACGAGCGGGAGAATTCTGCTGCAGAAAAATCCCGATCTGCGGCTGCCTCCGGCCAGCACCACCAAGGTGCTGACCGCCGTCGTCGCTCTGGAGAGCGGCCGCGCGCAGGCCGATCGGTTCACGGTCTCGAAGCAGGCGACCCGGGTGCCGGCATCCAAGCTCTATCTCCAGCCGGGTCAGACGATCAGCATGGAGGATCTCCTCTATGCCGTGCTGCTCGCCTCGGCCAACGACGCGAGCGTGGTCCTCGCGGAGGGTGTGGCCGGCTCGGTCGAGGATTTCGCCGAATTGATGAACAAGAAGGCACACGAGATCGGCGCGCGCAACACTCATTTCACGAACCCGCACGGGCTGACCGCGCCCGACCATTACTCGACGGCGCGGGACCTCGCGTTGATCTTCCGCTACGCGATGAAAAACCCGACCTTCCGCCAGATCGTGCAGACCAAGATCGGCTCGGTTCGATCCGTCGCGGGCGGCCGAAAAAAACGGAAAAACCGGCTGATCTCGGTGCGCAATCACAATCGCCTGTTGTGGAACTTCGACGGGGCCATCGGAGGAAAGACCGGCTACACACACGCCGCGCAGAGGTGCTTCGTGGGGGCCGTGGAGCGCAACGGCGTTACGCTGATCGTCTCTCTGCTCGGATCGCGCAATCTCTGGGGCGACGCCAAGGGGCTGCTTGAATACGGTTTCGACCACTACGATTCCTTGAAGACCGCTCGACGCAGCGACGGAGCCGCGGTGGCGGTTTCGGCGGCGGTGGAGCGCGCGGCGCCGCGCGAGGAAACGCTCGGCGCGGTCGACGGGTACGTGGTTCAGGTCGGCTCTTTTCGTGAGCGAGAGCGGGCGGAAGCGTTGGTCCGGCAATTCTCCGAGACCGGCCTGGAGGCTTTTCTGGAGGTCACCTCGCTCAAGGAAGGCGACAGGACCTACCGGGTGCGGCTGGGGCCGTACGCCGGGCTGCGCGAGGCCCACCGGGCGGCTTACGAAGTGTGGCAGAAAATCGGCTATCAGGCGATCGTGGTGCCTCTCTCCCAGCCGAGCGGGCCGAGGGAAACCCGCAGCTAG